The Planctomycetia bacterium nucleotide sequence GTTACACCGAAGATGGGGAGTATACCAACGTTGGGTTCGCGGAATCGTTCGGTGTGATCACCGCGATGTTCTTCGGGGCATCCACGTATGAGCATCGTTACGACTGGGACAAGGAACGGGAGCGTGATGGTTCGGGCAGTGAGTCTATTACAGGGCACACGACAGGTGGTGAGTTTGAGTACGACTCGTACAGCAAAAGCTTCTCACGCGATGACACCGGCGATTACTTCGGCGTGCATCAGTCAGCAGGCACAGGTTCGCTCTACTTCTGGTCGCATGCCACGCTCATTTACGATGAGACTCTGGAATATCGTCACACCGCAGACCTGGATGAATACGAAGTCAGCATCGACTTCGCAGCACCGTGGACATTGACGTACACGACCGACAGCACGCCACTGACCACGATGACGGGGGCGACGCTGGAGACGCATACCGATAGTGGGGAGGATGAAAAGAAGGTGCCAGCGCCGCCGATGCCGCTGGCGATGAATTTCCAGGGGGCGAAGAACCCTGATTACTATGGTTTGTCTGACAGAGTTGTGGCAAGCTATGGAGATAAAAAGACTGCTCCTAGTGGCGGAGGTGGGAATGGGAATTACCGCATAGCACCTATTGCGTCGGATGGTTCCACGCCTTCAGTTTCAGCAGGTAATAAACATGGACAGACAATATTAAAAGGCCAAAGGGTTGATGGAAAAAGAATTCAAGACGAGGATGATTTGCCTAAACCTAAGGATGGGTACTATTGGCAATCTTATCCCGATCTGTCGGACAATATTGGCAAAACGCCCGAAATGCGAGCCCGTCCAGGTTGGGTGGAAACAGAAATTAACGAGAATACCAGAGTTGATTCAGCGATTACCAAGTTAACGCCTGCTCAGCGTAGGGAATTGGTGATACTGATTGCATCAGAATTGGCTCCCGGGCTGGCGCAAGAGCAGATTCGAGAAGCCATCCGCATGTTGCCTCTTCTCGTTGGTGTTGGCGTGGCGGCAAATCTACATCCCGCTACCAAGGCAGCTTTCAATGGGGCAATGTACTTGCTGGGGATCCACGGTATTACCAGTGAAGCCTTGAAGATCCTCATGGCGTTATACAAGGCCGGTGATGCATACAACATGGAGCAGATTGCCAGGTTGGCCACTGAACTGGCTGAGGGTGCAGCAGGTCTTGCAGCGAACGGTATTTTAGCAGGTGTCGCCAGGTCACATGGACAACTGGTGAAGGTGAATGGTCCACTTACTGCAGCAAGCAAGCGGGCTTTAGTTAAGGATATGCTTAGGAGGCTTATCTATGAGCAAGATGGATCGTTGAGGGTTGCGCCAGCACCATACCATGGTCCGAAGAGTAGATACACTGAAGGTTATCCGAACCGATCGGCTCTTGGAAAGACACCCACGCCTCGGGATGCTGAAGCAGTGTACGGTCGCGCGATACCTGACCCAGACAACACCGACGCCGTTAGGCAATCATGGTATGGTCGATCTGCTGACGGGAAGTACTACCGCTACCAAGGAACAAACGGCGAAGTCCACTTCAATGGCATTATCGACTGGGATAAACTACCTTCATACATCAGATACCGGTTTAAACAACAGGGATTTAATTCGTGATTATCGGACAGCCACAAGAATTCGCAATTGAGCATACGATATGCTACTCAGACATGCGAGTGCGTCTCGGTGATTTCTTCATTTGGGCACATGGCAACCAAATCGGAGATCGTGATGGTGCATTTGATCTTGATTTCATAATTGACGGACTGTGCTATCCAATCTTGATGCAAAACTTCGATAACTGGAAGCTCGACGACTTGGATACAGATGCGCTGATAGTTTACTTAACCGGGGTCTTGGATTCGGGGTCGCCCTTGTTCAACGACCGCATTGGAGAGCGTCGCCCAGTTCGTCATATGATTATCTCAGCTTATAATAGCGAGGGATTTGACGAGTACTTTCTTAGTGTTATTATTGCGAAAGATCGGTATTGCCGCGTGATTTGGAAGGAGCGGAGCGACACTCACGGACATGAAATCCGTATTCCCATAGAGCTCTATCAGTCGGTCATCATATCAACATACGAACAAATCTGTTCGCAGACTGGTAGAGGCTCGCCAATGCTTACATGGCTCAAAATGAAAGAGATGGAAAAAGAGAGAGTTCGACTCAATGTACTCGCACAACAACCTCGCCTCTCGAACATTAATAAAAAACTCGATCTTGAGATCGAGTGCATTCGCAACGTATACCGTCAGGTACAATAGTGACCGAAAAGCCAAAACTGAACAGACAAACACGAAGAACCAAACACGAATGACCATGATGAGAAGAAGGGACTCAAAACTGTTGCAGAAAGCTGACCGAGTCAGCCACTCACGCCGCTCGACGGTGGTAACTGTTCAACAAGCCGCCCAGCTGGGGTGTAGAAAGAAACTTCTCCAATACACGACGATTAACAGCGAAGCCCTCCATAGAGATGTTTCCACCCAAAACATCTCTACTACACCGAAAGAGATAAGTGTGACGGTTAACAGCGATTATGAAGAACGTTGCTGTAACCTGTTGATTAACAATGACTTCTGATGGTGAGAATTTCTCCGTCAGGTACAATAGTGACCGAAAAGCCAGAACTGAACAGACAAACACGAAGTCCCGATCACGAACGTTCATGAGAGAGAAATGGACCCAAATCTTGGCGATAACTGGCGAGTGGCTACCAACTCACGCCGCTCGGCGACGATAGCTGTTCAAAAGACCACCCAACCGGGGTACAGAAACTATCGCACTGGCTTTGTCAGAGTCTTTCCACTTCCGAATACGCCGTTTTGTCAGCGGTACATTGCCTATGCCTTGGTGCGCTCGTTCCGTGTTGTAATAATCAACGTAGCAGGTGGCAATGTGACGCAGATGATCCTCACCGAAGCAGATGAAATGATCCAAGGCTTCCTGCTTGATGCTCTGCACAAACCGTTCAGCATAGGCATTCATATTGGGCTTCTGCGGGCCAACCCGTTTCACCTCCACGCCTTCAGCCTTGAGTATGGATACAAAGTCCCTGGTATACTTGGTATCGAAATCACAGATCAAGGATTCCGGCTTCACTTTTTCCTTGTCCCACTGCATGCAAACATTCCTGGCTTGTTGCTTCATCCAAGTATTATCCGGATTCGTCGTGAGACCACCCAGAATGACACGCCTCGATTCAATATGAATGAAGAACAACACGAAAACATCCACGAATCCCCTGAGAGTCCACACCTTCTTGCTGAAGAAATCCGTGGCCCACAAGGTTTGTGCATGCTGCTTGATAAAGTCTTCCCAGGGCTTGTCGCCGCGCTCGGGACAGGGATCAATACCTGCAGCAATCAGGATGTTCTTCACGGTGGTATCACAGATCTTGATTCCCAACTTTTTCAGTTCCCCGTGAATCTTGCCATACCCCCAGATGTTCTCCTTAGCCAATCGTATGACGAGCACCTTAATCTCATCATCAGTCATCGGGCGTCCTGGCTTCTTCTTGGCCTTCTTCGGACGACCCAGTTCCCGTCGTTCTTCCCGAACCCAGCGCAAAAAGGTGTCTGGCGTGACAATGCCGATCAGTTCCTTGATAGCCTTGCCAACCGGCTTGCCAAACCGCAACAACTGTCGGCGCTCTTTGTCTGTCACCACGATTCGCTTGGTCAATCGCTTTCGCAGAATGCCGTTTTCCTTCTTGAGATATTGCACCTGCTTGGCCAGTTGCCGGTCAGTCGCCGTGGCAAGCATTACCAGAAACGATTGCATCAGAGCCTTCATCCTGTCGTTCTCCACAAGTTCAAAGCTGCCAACGTGATGACATCATTTTTCCACCCCGCCAGACTACCGAATCAGCAGACAATTCGCGATCAAAATCGGCTGGTGCAGCGAGCAAATCTGGAGCAGGGAAAGGGACATCTCTCCTACAGCCTGGTTAACGCCAAACCGCTTGGTAGAGAGAAATCGAGGTATTTTCTCTCTACCAGGGTGGAGAGAGGTTTTTCGTGGGTTAACAGCCTTTTATGATTTGGTTTGACGTAAGTAGATAATTATCAACAGCTTCCAATGACTAGCTATCTCTACACTTTAATGAGAGAGAACATCTTGAAGCGCGCCCTACCCGGGGAGCTTGCAAGCCTTCATCGAGGCTTTATCTACAAC carries:
- a CDS encoding transposase, giving the protein MKALMQSFLVMLATATDRQLAKQVQYLKKENGILRKRLTKRIVVTDKERRQLLRFGKPVGKAIKELIGIVTPDTFLRWVREERRELGRPKKAKKKPGRPMTDDEIKVLVIRLAKENIWGYGKIHGELKKLGIKICDTTVKNILIAAGIDPCPERGDKPWEDFIKQHAQTLWATDFFSKKVWTLRGFVDVFVLFFIHIESRRVILGGLTTNPDNTWMKQQARNVCMQWDKEKVKPESLICDFDTKYTRDFVSILKAEGVEVKRVGPQKPNMNAYAERFVQSIKQEALDHFICFGEDHLRHIATCYVDYYNTERAHQGIGNVPLTKRRIRKWKDSDKASAIVSVPRLGGLLNSYRRRAA